AGTGGTCGGAAGCGGCTGGCGGGGAGCCCGGGAGTTGGAGGCCAACATCGGGCTGCCTGTCGCGCCGTCCTTTCCGCCGTAGCCGAGGCGAAGTTGGAGGCGCCCTGAAGGCGCGACCCGATTTGGGTTATAGTAGCAAGTCAGCAGTTGGTAGTTGGGTGGCCGCGAGGGCGCGGGACGGGGAGGCTTCGGCCTCACCGGTCTCGCCCTCGCGGCCTGTCTTCTTTGGGCGCCGCTCCTGCGGGAACGCGGACTCGTGGTGGCCGGGGAGCGGCGAAGCCGGGGTATCGCTGACCTGAAGACGCTCGCGCACCGGGCCTGCATTGACGATGGCGTGGCGGAACTCCGGCGATCGCGCGAAACGGCGTGCCGTGCGGCGAGCTTTCCCGCGTAGGCACACGCCAGCTACTCGCACCGCGCGGCGCAGCTTCTTTCGCCGGTGGCAGCCATTTCCGTCTCACTTTTACTTCAGCTCTCCCTTTAGCGTTCGCTCCATCTTTCACTTTGCTGATGCGCCCAGCTGCCGTCCCTGCTGCTTCCGTGTTCTCTGATTCGAAACGCCACTACGAGGTGCTCGACGGCCTGCGCGGAGTGGGGGCGCTGATGGTGGTCGGTTTCCATATCTTCGAGGCGTTCGCGGGTGGGAGTCATCTGAAGCAGTTGATGAACCACGGCTATCTGGCGGTGGACTTCTTCTTCATGCTGTCCGGTTTCGTGATCGGGTACGCGTACGACGACCGGTGGTCGCGGATGACGCTCGGTGATTTCGCCCGGCGGCGGCTGATCCGGCTGCACCCGATGATCATCATGGGCATGATCATCGGCGCGATTGCGTTCTATTTCTCGGCCGGCCCGCTCTTCCCGAAGATCGACCAGGTGCCGGTCTGGCAGTTGCTGCTTGTGATGCTCATTGGCTGCACGCTCCTCCCGGTGCCGCGTGCGTGGGACATTCGCGGCTGGCAGGAAATGCATCCGCTGGACGGGCCGGCGTGGTCGCTGTTCTTCGAGTACATCGCCAACGTGTTGTACGCGCTGTTCCTGCGCCGGGCGTCGAAAATGGTTCTGTCGATCCTGACTGTGCTCGCCGGCGTGGCACTCGTGCACCTGGCGGTGACGAGCCGGCATGGCGACGTGATCGGCGGCTGGGCATTGTCGCCCCACCAGCTGCGGATCGGCTTTACGCGGCTGCTGTTCCCGTTCCTGGGTGGGCTGTTGTTGTCCCGGGTGGCGCGTCCTGGCCGCATCCCGCACGCGTTCCTGACCGCGAGCCTGTTGCTGGTCGTGGTGCTCTCATGGCCGCGGGTGGGCGGTAAGGAATACCTTTGGCTGAATGGGGTGTACGACTCCTTCGTGATCATCGGGGTGTTTCCGCTGATCGTCTACCTCGGTGCGTGCGGGGACAGGACCGAAGGGATCGCGGGCCGGGCGTGCCGGTTCCTCGGCGATCTTTCGTATCCGCTCTACATCACGCACTACCCGCTGATCTACGTTTTCACCGCGTGGGTGGTGGAGGCGAAGCTGACGCTCAGTGAAGCCTGGCCGCTGTGCCTGCTGGTGCTGGCAGCGAGCATCGTCATCGCCCACGTCTGCCTGCGACTCTACGACCTGCCGGTGCGCGCCTGGCTCGCGGCGCGCGGCGGCGCGCGCCGCGCCAAGGCTGAAGGAAGAAAAGGCTGAAGGACTGAACGGCTGAAGGGCTGAACGCGTCCAAGAAAGTGCTGAAAGAATGCCGGCCGGAGGCCGGATCGTGACCGCACCGTCGGCTTCCGACATCTGACATCCGACATCTGACATCTGATTGGCGGCGCCGGACGAGCCGAGAACGAATGAGGGCGGGGTGGGTCCATGAGGCGCATGGCAAAGCAAACGACCAACGGCGCGCGGGTGAATTTCAAGAACCTGGAGAAGGTGTTCTTCCCGGGGAACGACTTCACCAAGGGCGACTTGGTGAAGTACTACCTCGAGATCGCCCCGGCGCTGCTCCCGCATTTCCGAGACCGGCCCGTGACGCGGATCCGGATGCCGGACGGCGTGCATGGGGAGCGATTCTACGAGAAGAACGCGGCGGGCTACACCCCCGGCTGGATCGAGCGCACGCAGGTGCCGCGCACCGAGGGTGGGGTGGTGAACTACCTCATGATCCAGGATGCCGAGGCGCTCGCGTGGGTGGCGAACGACGCCGCGATCGAACTCCATCCCTTTCTCCACCGGGCGCAGGGCATCACGCGGCCGACGCACCTTGCGTTCGACCTCGATCCGGGCGAGGGCGCGGACCTGCTGACCTGCATCGAAGTCGGCTGGCACGTACGCGAGGCGTTGGCGACGTTTGGACTGCAGGCGTTCCCGAAGGTGACCGGCTCGAAGGGCCTGCAACTGTACGTGCCGCTGAATACGCCCGTGACCTACGCGAGGGCGACGCCCTTCGCGAAGGCGCTGGCGGAACGGTTGGCGGCGGCCCACCCCGACCTCGTCGTGAGCAACATGTCCAAGGCGCTGCGGGTGCGGAAGGTGCTCATCGATTGGAGTCAGAACCACGAGAAGAAGACCACGGTCGGCCCGTACTCGGTGCGCGGGAAACGCGACGAACCCTTCGTGTCCGCGCCGGTGACCTGGGAGGAACTGAAGCGCGCGGCGACGGCCGGAAAGACGGACGCGCTGTTCTTCGCGCCGGCGGACGTCCTCCAGCGCGTGCGGAAGCGCGGCGACCTGTTCGCGCCGGTGCTGACGCTGCGTCAGAACCTGCCGCCGTCGGGCGCCGAGCCGAACGTGGCGGTGACGCAACGTCCGCCGTCCCGGCGCCGCTTGACGCGCCGGCCGGCGCGTGGGCGAAGGGCCAAATCCGGCGGGCCGGCAATAGCGCCGACTCGGGGGCCCCGGATCCGTGCCAGACGATCGGATACGCCGGCCGTGCGGTCGGGTTCAAAGGTCGGGGGAGGGAGGCAGGGGTGACGAGGGCGAATGCCGGAGGAGTGAAAGGGTGTCCTGCTGCAAGAAGGCGGTTCAGAAGGCGCAAGGCGGAGTGGGGTGCTTGCGGAGGTTTTGCCTGAGACACCGGGGGCGGTGTGGAGCGAACCGAGCTCCGGCCCGGGGCGAGCCATAGCACAGTGTGTCTGCTTAGTATCTGTGAATAATCTTTGAGTTATTGCCATATGATGATTTGTAAGTCATTAACGAATAATATGATATAAATATATTGCGCTCGTCTTAATCTGTGAGTTAATACCGGCTTTTGATGGCTCGTACGCCTACCGCTACAATTGAGTTGCTGACCTTGCGTTTGCAGGCGCAGGGGCCGCAAACGGCTGCCGAGCTGGCGGTGGCGTTGGGCGTTGATCGTTCCCAGATCTCGCGGCTGATCACACGGGCAGGACGAACGATCGAGCAATTGGGAGGCGCGAGGCGCGCGCGCTACGCGGTGCGCCGGACGATCAGGGCAACGGGCGATTCGTGGCCTCTCCATGAGGTGGGCGCAGACGGGGCGGCTCGGGAGCTTGGCGTGTTGGAGTCCTTCTACGGTGGCTGGCGGATTCGTTGGACGCGATTCGCACCGGGGTGGTCTCGGATCGTTGCGGATGCGGACGGCTGGGCGGAGGGATTCCCGTTTTTTCTGAGTGATTTACGTCCGCAGGGCTTTGTCGGACGGGCGATCGCGCGGCGGGTGTCTGCGGTGCTCTCGTTGCCCGAGGACCCGACCCGTTGGAGCGATGACGAGGTGCTCGTGTACCTCCAGTCGGAGGGCGACGACCTAACGGGGAATCTTGTCGTGGGAGATCAACCGACGCGTCGGACGCTCGCACGGCGAATGAACCCGCCCTCGGTGACGGCGCGCAGCGAATATCCGGCGCTGGTCATGGCGGCGTTGACTGGCGGGATACCGGGATCGTCGGCGGCGGGTGAACGGCCGAAGTTTCTCACCTGGGTGGCGGACGACGCCGGGGCGCGGGCGGTGCTCGTGAAATTTTCGCCGCCGATGGATACGCCGGCGGGGCGCCGGTGGGCCGACCTCCTGGCGGCCGAGGCGATTGCGGCGCGGGTGCTGGCGGAGCATGGCGAATCGGTTCCAGGCGTCATGTGTGTCGACCTCGAGGGCCGCCGCTATCTGGAGGTGCCGCGGTTCGATCGGATCGGCGCGGCGGGGCGTCGCGGCGTCATTTCGTTGGCGGCGCTCCAAGGAACAGAGGGAGCGATCGACACGACGGACTGGGTTGCGGCCACGGAGCACTTTCGCGCGGAGGACGTGGTGACGGCGGACGCGGCGACCGCGGTGCGGCGGCGCCGGGCGTTTGGTGAGCTGATCGGAAACAGCGACATGCACCCCGGTAACCTGGGGTTCTACCTGGACGACACGCTGCCGCTGCGGCTGGCGCCGGCGTACGACATGTTGCCCATGCTCTGGGCACCGGTGGCCGGTGGTGAGATTGTGGCGCGCGATTTTGCGCCGTTGCCTCCGGTGGCGCGCCAAGTCGGGGACTGGAGTGTGGCGGCGGGTTGGGCCGGGACGTTCTGGCAGGAAGTCGCGGGCGATGCGCGGATCTCGCGTGAGTTTGCCGAGATCGCCCAACGAGCCGCCGAGACGGTCGCGAAGCTGCGCGCGGAATGGGCGGTGTGACCGGGTGTTGGTGCGGGCCATCGGATGACGGTCGCGGTCGTCCGCTGACGATATTGGCACAGACGAGCAGGCCCAATCGTCGCGCCATGCCTCCGTCAGACTCGGGCGAGCTTAGGCGCTAGACGGCAATCCGGGCGAGCTGAGCTCTTGCCCGTTCGAGGTCGAACGCCTCGGGGGCGAACGGTCCGCCGAGCCATTCGACGAATTGGCGATACTCTGCGGAATTCGACTTGGTCATGGCCGCACAAAGCGTCTGGTAGCCCGGTATGCCGCCGACGTCCTCGGGTGGACACGCCATCTTGCCGTCCACGCATTCGGCGCGTTGCCGGCGGTCCGGGGGCGCGGTGATCCGGTCCACGCGTAGTTCATGCACCCAGTACTCGCCGAAGTCGTAGACGTATGTCAGTTGGTCACCCTCGCCCTCGATGAGGGCGTCGAGCGGCATGCGGGTCTCATCGAGGCAACCGGAAGCCTCTTCCCCCTCGGGGGCAGGCGGTGCGAAGTTGCCGAGTTTGGACCGAAACATGTGCAGGTGACAGTTGCGCCAGCCCATGGCGGCCTGAATCACGCGATGAAGCTTGGGCAGCTTAATCGCGCCGGGGACGAGGACCGTCCGCGCAACGTCGGTGTCGCGGAGGCGAATCTGGAGCAGGAAGTCCGAGTGAGTCTAGGCGGAGCGCGGAGTTGCCATCGCGGGGGGAGTAAACGGTCGCACACGTGAGGGCGAGACGCGCGGGGCGTCAACTCTTGGCCGGAAACGCCGTGGCGCGGGCGGAAGGCCGGGGTTGAATGTCGCTCACGTTTGGGTACACGGGCGGAGTGCGAATCGCCGTCATCACGTGCATCTTTGCTGCTGTTTGCGCGCTCGGGGCAGGACTTGTCTGGCAGCACCGCCTCGACCCTATCATGACGGCACCGGGCGTTCGGTTGCGGCCAAGCAGGTTTTCCCTGGCGCGAGTCGATCAGGTTAGGCCGATCAATGTGGGATACGCTAATTTCGATGTTCCTGCGGAGTACTCGGGCGAACTCGTGCGCCACGACGAATCACTCTTTGTGTCCGTGACAGGAGTATCGGATATTGAACCGGCACTCACTGTCTGCCCGCCCGTGGTCGCCGACGATCCCAATGCCGTGCAGTTCCGGCGCGAAGCTGCCGCGGTGCTGGACGGCCCGGTTCCGCCGTTATGGGAGCTGCGGAAGCAGGCACTGTTTACCGAGCCGTTTTCCGTGTGGGAAATTCCGTTCCGCGGCATCAAGCGCACCAGAACCGATATGGTTCTGCTCATTTTGAAGGGGCTCGATACCAGTGCGGCGAAACAAGTGCGGTTCTGCGAGGGGGCCAGCGTCGACGCCATCATCTTTGTGCGGTCCCACCTCACCGAAGTTCGAATCATCGAGAAACGGACCGGGATCGAGCAATCGTTCTTGATAATGGCCCATGGGGAGCGGAGTGCCGTGGAACTGGCCTCCACGCTGGCACGGTCCTACCGGTTCATAGCTCTCGCGTCGGGTGAGGGGAGTCTGCTGGCCGCGCTGGCCGCGACTGGGATACGGCAGCGATTGAGCGAGAAAGCAGCCCATCCCGCAGAGGAGAGCAGGCGGCTCGAGGCGGTGGCTGACGAGGTGCGTGCGCGCCGCGCGAACCGCCGCGAGCGGCAGGATCGCTAGCTGGCAATAGCTGCTCGCTCATATTGCCCGTATTGCCCGGTCAAGAGCAGTGAGATGCCTCACGACGCGAACGGGGTACGCGTGGCCGAGTCTGGGCGCTCATACGGCTTGGCATCGGTACGCGAGGAACCGATTGCGCCGGTGCGCGGCGGTGCTTGGATCGGCGGCATGAACCCCCGCCTCTCGCTACGCGTGATCGGTCTTGGGGTGTGCCTTGCCCAGGGCGTGCACGCGGCGACCGCGACACCGGCCGGAAAGACCAAATCGTTCATCGACTACTTCCGGCCGATTCCGATGCAGGGACCTTTGACCTCGGAACTCTGGGGCGCGCCCGGCGTGCTGCCGCGTGATCCGCACAATGGCTTGGAGGACACCGCCAACCGCTACTGCTACTGGGACGGTCAGATCCTGCGCGGGGAGGACGGCAAGTACCGGCTGTTCGCATCACGCTGGGACGAAGCTCGCGGGCACAACGGCTGGAAGGACTCGGTCGGGATCAGCGCCATCAGTGACGGTCTGCTCGGGCCGTATGTCGACCGCGGTCTGATGTGGCCGACTGACCAGCGGGGCAAGGGACACAACGTGACGGCGCTGAGGCTGCCCGACGGCCGGTATGCGGTCGTCGTCAGCGAGACGCGTCAGGGGGATGTGTTTGTGTCGGCTTCGCTGGACGGTCCGTGGACGCACCTCGGGCAGATTGTGACGCACGGCGATGTACGGAAACGGGCCTCGAACTACAGCGTGATGCTGCGACCCGATGGACGTTTTCAGATCGTGCCGCGGTCGGGACAGATCCTGATCAGCGAGACCGGCGTTCTTGGCCCGTACGAGGCGCAGGGACCGAGCATCTATCCCAAGGTGGCGGGTCTGGAGCAGCGCGATCTGGAAGACCCCTGTGTTTGGTACAGCGGCGGTCGCTTTCACATCGTGGTGAACAGCTGGAGCCAGCGGCGGGCGTTTCATCTCACCTCGAAGGACGGCATCACCGGTTGGACGTTGCGCGGCGTGGCGTACGATCCCCGCGTCGACTTCGTGCGCTACACGGATGGGACCGTGAACCGCTGGGACAAACTGGAGCGTCCTGCGGTCGTGATCGAAGGCGGCCACGTGGTGGCCGTGACGCTCGCGGTGCTCGATGTGCCGAAGGATCAGGAGATGGGAAATGACCGGCATGGGAACAAGATCATCGTGATTCCCTTCGACGGAGCGGCGCTCGACCGCGATCTGGCGAACGCTCCCGAACTGCCCGCCGAGCCGGCGGCGATGGCGACGCCTGCGAAGGCATCGGAGGCCAAGTCTTAGGTTGGGGGGGGCGCGCGACCGCTGTTGCCGCCTGGCCGCGCGGGGCGGATGGAACGGTCCCCGCGCAAGGGAACGCAAACAGCCGAGCTCGGCGGCGGTTGGGTATGTGATCCCTGTGGCGTGGAACCGGGAAATATTGTGCGGCGATTGGAAAACCGGGGCTGGAAACGTGATTGTATCCCGATGTCCAAGACAACCGGCCGGGTCGAAAATGTCCTCAAGGAACTCGAGGCGCTCGCGAACGAGAAGACGCGCGCGAGCAACGCGGATCGAACATCTTGAAGATATCCGCCGAAATTCCCGGCGTCCTCGCCGAAAGTTCCTTCACGCATCCGCTCACTTTCGCCGCCTCCTCCTTCACGCATCCCGCAGAAGAACCGCCCCACTGCTTTTGTTTTCGCGCACCGGCGAAAACAAAAGATCCGGACATGATGCGAAAGTATCCGGACATTATGTTCGAGTATCTGGACATTATTCGGTTAGTGCCCGATCGACAGGCAGTAATAATTGCAGCCCTCGGTCCCTATGTGTCCGGGGTTTTCGCCGCCACGAAGACGGAAACGCACCGGGAGTTGTAGGATCAGGGGCGGGAAAGGGGCGCATCTGATCACATCCGGGACAGGTCCGTGGACGTCCGTGCGCAAAACCCACGCCCAAATCTTGCCGCTGCTCGCAAATCGCCGTGCGATTCCCGCGCCCCAAAGGGGCGAAATCCTGCCGACCGCCGTCACAAGAAGGGGCGGAAAAGGGGCGCGACTCGCGCACCGCCGCGAACAAATCGCGCGCCCACAAAGGGCGCCGCGGGGCGAAGACCTCCGCGAGATGTGCCGCCCAATCCTCCATTCTCTCGCGCCCTTTCGCCCCTTCGGCGGTCCAAAACCTGCGAACCTTCAACCTTCCAACCTGGAACTCCGCCAGGTCCAACCCGCAACTCAGCCGGGTCCGACCTGCAACTCTGCCAAGTCTCGACCGTCGATGTCCGCTACAGCTTCACGCTGGCGGATTGGCGCAGGTCGGCGGAGGAGGCGCCGACGCGGAGGGTCCAGTTGCCGGAAGGCGTGGCGTAGGCGTGCTGCTCGGTGCTCCAGCGGCGGAGGGCGGTGGCGGGCACGGTGAACGAGACGGTGCGCGTCTCGCCCTTGGCGAGAGGCACGCGGCGGAAACCGCAGAGGGCGTGGCGCTCGCGCGGGTGCGACTCCGTGGGCGGCGTCGCGTAGAGTTGGACAACCTCGTCGCCGTCGCGGGGGCCAGAGTTGGTGACATCGACCGTGACGGTTAGGGAATGGTCGGGCGCGGGGACGAAACGGAGGTTCGCGTAGCTGAACTTCGTGTAGCTCAGACCATGGCCGAACGGATACAGCGGCGTGCCGCGGAAGTAGCGGTACGTGCGGTTCTCCATCCGGTATTCGGCAAACGGCGGCAGATCCTCCGTCGACCGGTAGAATGTGACCGGCAGCCGGCCCGCCGGGTTGGTGTCGCCCAGCAGGACCTCGGCGATGGCGGTGCCGCCGGCCTGGCCAGGGTAGAAGGACTGCACGATCGCGTTGACGTGATCCGCGGCCCAGGGGAGGGCGACGGCGCTGCCGGACATGTTCACCAGGACAATCGGCTTGTGGAGAGCCTGCAGCTTCTCGAGCAACTGCTGCTGCACGGCCGGGAGCTCGATCGCTTCGCGGTCACCGCCGAGGAAACCCTCGTAGGGCACCTGCATCTCCTCGCCCTCGAGCTGCGCGCTGATGCCGCCGACAAAGATGATCGCGTCGGCCTTCGCGGCGAGCGCCACGGCCTCGGCCACGACGGCGTCGGCGGGCGGCGAACTCCATTGGAAGGAGAGGTCGGCGGGGCCGTCCGCGAGATTATATTCGAGGGTGAACGGCACCGCGGTGTTGTCGGGCAGCGCGGCGTGGACATTGAGCCGGCGCGTGCCGTTCCCGGGCGTCGGGGTCCAGGCGTCGATCAGCGTGGCGCCGTTGACCTTCAGGCGGAACCCGCCGGTGCCGGCGACCTCGAAACCGTAATCGCCGGCGAGGGTGGTCTGGATGTCGCCGGTCCAGCGTGCGGAGAAGCCGCCGGGCGGGAGCTTCTTCGGGAGCTTCTCGGAGCCGGAGGCAGGGGCGGCGGTGTGGAGCCGGATGGGGCGCTCGGTGCGCGTGGCGGCGGGTGGGCCGGCGAGGTCGAGGTTCGCGAAATACTCGCCCTTGTACCAGCCGGTGGCGAGGGGCCGGAGCGCGGGTGGGATGGCGGCGTAGTCGCAGCCGTGGGCGTAGTCGACCTGGACGGTGGGGCCGAGCGCGGCCTTGAGGCCGGCGAGAACGGTGACGGGGGCGGAGGGCGTGCCGTTGTAGTTGCCGAGGAGGACGGGCACGGAGCTGGCGTTGGGGCCGATGACGGCGAGGCGACGGAGAGCGGCTTTGCGCAGCGGGAGCGTGCCGTCGTTCTGGAGCAGGACGATGGATTCACGGGCGGCGCGGAGGGCGAGGGCGGCGTGCTCGCGGGTGTCGTTTTGCGACGGCGTGATCGCATGGAACGGCACGCGGTCGCGGGGATCAAAGAAGCCGAGTCGCAGCATCGTGCGGAGGAGCGGCGTGATCTGACGGTCGACCTGGGCCTCGGCGAGGAGGCCGGACTTGACGGCGGTGACGATGCCCGGCGCCTCGGAACCGCAGGTGACGTTCATGCCGGCCTTGAGGACGAGGGCCTCGGCCTCGGCGGCGTTGGCGGCGCGGCGGAAGGAGTGAATGAGATCGCCGACGGAGCCGCAGTCGGAAGTCACGTGGCCGTTGAAACCCCACTGGTTGAGCTGGGAGTAGAGCAGCGGGTTGATGGAGCACGGCGTACCGTTGAGGGAGTTGTAGGCCGTCATGACGACCTCGACGTGCGCTTCGCGCACCAGTGCCTCGAACGCGGGGAAGTAGGTCTCGTAGAGGTCCGCCTCGGGGGGCGCGACGTCCATGATGTGGCGGAGCGACTCGGGGCCGCTGTGAACGGCGAAGTGTTTGGCGCAGGCTGCGGCCTGGAGATAGGTTGGGTGGTCGCCCTGGAGTCCCCGGACGAAGGCGACGCCGAGTCGGGCGGTGAGGAACGGATCTTCGCCGTAGGTTTCCTGGCCGCGGCCCCAGCGCGGGTCGCGGAAAATATTGATGTTGGGCGACCAGAACGTGAGCCCGCGGAACAGGGCGCCCTCCTTGTCGGTGCCGACGTAGCTGTTGAACTTGGCGCGCCCCTCGACCCCGATCACGTGGGCAATTTCGCGGTGGAGCGGCTCATCCCACATGGCGGCGAGTCCGATGGCCTGGGGGAACACGGTCGCGATGTCGGCGTTGGCGACGCCGTGGAGGGCCTCGCTCCACCAGTCATACTTCGGGATGCCGAGCCGGGGGACGCCAGGCGTGGAGTTCTCCATCATGGAGGCCTTTTCCTCGAGCGTCATGCGGCCGACGAGGTCGCGGGCGCGTGCCTCGAGGGGCTGGGCGGGGTCGAGGTAAGCCGGCTTCGGCTCAGCGCCGAAGGCCGACGCAGCCATGACGAGCACAGCGGCAGCAACGCCAACAAGACCAGGGGTAGTCGACAGCTTCATCACGTTCATGGGGTTCCGCCCACGAAATGCCGGAACTCGCTCAGACGGAAGTGCCAAGATGCTCTATTTGTGGACCCGATGTATCACGTCGAGGGCGACGTTACAGTGAGGCTCGAAGCCGGGAAAACCTAACTTGTGAAGAGCGTACTCTCCAAGGAATACAGTGCTGTGTGGCTCGAAGGCTCCGAAGGCCGCGCGGTGTCTCCGAAGGTGGAGAAGGGACATAAACCGTAAGCTGCGGGTGAGTCTTGCCGGCTGCACCGTCCGGAGCGCCTCCCGCGCCTGCGATCTGAGGCGAGCCTCAGGAAATCCCGGTCAAGATTGTGGAATCTACAGGGGTATAGGGCTTCCCGACGGACGGGGTGTTTGCCGCGCACGGCGTTGACGGCTCCGATCGACTACCTCCGAGCTACCGGCGCGCCCAGGGGGTCCAGTAGCGATCGGAGACCAGACAGGCGGCGTAGACGACGGCGGCGAAGACGGTGGCGGCGTAGTCGAAGGGCTCGCCGGGCATGAGGTTCACGACGAGAATGCCGACGAAGAGGCAGAAGCAGAGGCCATTGGCCGCACCGGCGACGCCGAAGCCCGAGCGCCGGGTGAGGCGGGCGATCAACCACCCCACGAGCCAACTCGCCACTCGCATGACCGCGAGGAGCGCAACCAGGAGGAGTCCAACTTTGATCGCATGCATAAACGGCGGGGCTGGGGTCGCGATCCTGGCGCACGGCTCATCCGAAGGCGAGGGCACACTGGTTGGCAGCGGTGGACAGGGCCCCTGGGGCGAGGCCGCAATCTGCCTGTTCCCGGTGTTCAACAGTTGGAGCAAGGAGGGACGCGCGCCGTGAGGCGTTAGGTGAATGATGGAGCTGATCGGCAACGCGCTTGAACCCCTCCGCCGAGCCGAGGCCTTGGAGAATCCGCCCCTCACCCCTCCCTTGAAGCCATCGCCATGACCACGCGTGATACATTCCTGAAACTTACCCAGATTGTCGGACTCGCCTCCGTGCTCGGTTTCTCCGCTGCCGACGCCGTGGCGCAGGACGGAAAGATCTATCCGCTGGAAGCCCCCGCCGAACCCGCGGCCATTGCCCTCGAAACTGGCGGGGTCGAGAACCAGCCCGCGGCGGAGAGCTGGTTTCGCCAGTGGGGCGAACCGATGGCGCGCAATGTCTCGAGCGCCACGCTCACGCCCTTCCTCCCGGATCCGGCGAAGGCGACGGGCGCCGCCGTGATCGTGGCGCCTGGCGGAGGCTTCCGGTGGCTCTCGATGAACAACGAAGGGTGGAAAGTGGCCCGCGCCCTGGCGGACCGCGGCATCGCCGCCTTCGTGCTCAAGTACCGGCTCGTGCCGACGCCGGAGTCGCTCGACGAGTTCCGGGCCGGCATGGACCGGTTCTTCGCGCCGCCGGCCGCGTCCGGCGCCACCTCGAGCAAGGAACGGCCGCGTTCGCCCATCCTGGATCTGTCCCGTCAGCTCGCGGACGCGGAGGCGGCGTACGCGCTCATCCTGAAACGAGCCGGGGAATGGCACGTCGATCCGCAGCGGCTGGGCATGATTGGGTTTTCGGCGGGCGCGGGCCTCACGATGCACTGCGCGCTCCACTCGACGACGATGAAGCTGGCTTTCATCGGGCCGATCTATGGCGGCATGGGAAGCGTCGAGGTGCCCAAGGATGCGCCGCCGCTGTTCGCGGTCATCGCCAGCGATGATTTTCTGTTCCGCGGGGAGTTCGGACTGATCAAGTCCTGGTACGAAGCCAAGCGTCCGGTGGAGTTTCACCTGTACCAGAACGGTGGCCACGGCTTCGGACTCGGCTACCCGGACCGCACCAGCAACGGCTGGTTCGGAACGTTCGTCCACTGGCTCGACGTGAACAAATTCCTCGTGCCGAAGCCGGCCAAGTAGCCGGGCGCACGGTGGGCAGAGGAGGACCGGGGCTGTCACTGAGGCAACGGCTGCCGTGTTCGTCGGTGCATGCGTCATCCCGACACGGAGCGGGCCGGCAGGTGTTCACGGTGATAGCAACCCGGGAGGACCAGCAGCGGCGAGTGGCATGGTATGTGGGGTGCCGAATGGAGTCCCGCGTCCATGGGCCCATTGAAATTGCGTGCGCAATTCCTTTTCTAGCGGGCAAGGCGTGATTTGTCGGTCGCGTCGCGACATCGCAGCTGCCAGCCTGGATGTTAATTAACGTTAATAATGATCAAAACTTGACAACTTATAACATGTCAGAAAACATGAACCACATGGCGAAAAAGCTCCCCTCCGCGGCCAGGCAGGCGCTCATCCGCAATCGGTTTTCGCAGCAGCTCGGAGTGTCAATCTCCGAGCTGGCGGCGGAGTTTGCGGTCAGCGAGATGACCATCCGCCGGGATCTCGACGCGCTGGAGCGCAAGGCCCAGATCCAGCGCACGCATGGCG
This genomic window from Opitutus sp. ER46 contains:
- a CDS encoding acyltransferase, whose translation is MRPAAVPAASVFSDSKRHYEVLDGLRGVGALMVVGFHIFEAFAGGSHLKQLMNHGYLAVDFFFMLSGFVIGYAYDDRWSRMTLGDFARRRLIRLHPMIIMGMIIGAIAFYFSAGPLFPKIDQVPVWQLLLVMLIGCTLLPVPRAWDIRGWQEMHPLDGPAWSLFFEYIANVLYALFLRRASKMVLSILTVLAGVALVHLAVTSRHGDVIGGWALSPHQLRIGFTRLLFPFLGGLLLSRVARPGRIPHAFLTASLLLVVVLSWPRVGGKEYLWLNGVYDSFVIIGVFPLIVYLGACGDRTEGIAGRACRFLGDLSYPLYITHYPLIYVFTAWVVEAKLTLSEAWPLCLLVLAASIVIAHVCLRLYDLPVRAWLAARGGARRAKAEGRKG
- the ligD gene encoding non-homologous end-joining DNA ligase, whose product is MAKQTTNGARVNFKNLEKVFFPGNDFTKGDLVKYYLEIAPALLPHFRDRPVTRIRMPDGVHGERFYEKNAAGYTPGWIERTQVPRTEGGVVNYLMIQDAEALAWVANDAAIELHPFLHRAQGITRPTHLAFDLDPGEGADLLTCIEVGWHVREALATFGLQAFPKVTGSKGLQLYVPLNTPVTYARATPFAKALAERLAAAHPDLVVSNMSKALRVRKVLIDWSQNHEKKTTVGPYSVRGKRDEPFVSAPVTWEELKRAATAGKTDALFFAPADVLQRVRKRGDLFAPVLTLRQNLPPSGAEPNVAVTQRPPSRRRLTRRPARGRRAKSGGPAIAPTRGPRIRARRSDTPAVRSGSKVGGGRQG
- the yjjJ gene encoding type II toxin-antitoxin system HipA family toxin YjjJ; translation: MARTPTATIELLTLRLQAQGPQTAAELAVALGVDRSQISRLITRAGRTIEQLGGARRARYAVRRTIRATGDSWPLHEVGADGAARELGVLESFYGGWRIRWTRFAPGWSRIVADADGWAEGFPFFLSDLRPQGFVGRAIARRVSAVLSLPEDPTRWSDDEVLVYLQSEGDDLTGNLVVGDQPTRRTLARRMNPPSVTARSEYPALVMAALTGGIPGSSAAGERPKFLTWVADDAGARAVLVKFSPPMDTPAGRRWADLLAAEAIAARVLAEHGESVPGVMCVDLEGRRYLEVPRFDRIGAAGRRGVISLAALQGTEGAIDTTDWVAATEHFRAEDVVTADAATAVRRRRAFGELIGNSDMHPGNLGFYLDDTLPLRLAPAYDMLPMLWAPVAGGEIVARDFAPLPPVARQVGDWSVAAGWAGTFWQEVAGDARISREFAEIAQRAAETVAKLRAEWAV
- a CDS encoding plasmid pRiA4b ORF-3 family protein, encoding MLQIRLRDTDVARTVLVPGAIKLPKLHRVIQAAMGWRNCHLHMFRSKLGNFAPPAPEGEEASGCLDETRMPLDALIEGEGDQLTYVYDFGEYWVHELRVDRITAPPDRRQRAECVDGKMACPPEDVGGIPGYQTLCAAMTKSNSAEYRQFVEWLGGPFAPEAFDLERARAQLARIAV
- a CDS encoding glycoside hydrolase family protein, with the protein product MNPRLSLRVIGLGVCLAQGVHAATATPAGKTKSFIDYFRPIPMQGPLTSELWGAPGVLPRDPHNGLEDTANRYCYWDGQILRGEDGKYRLFASRWDEARGHNGWKDSVGISAISDGLLGPYVDRGLMWPTDQRGKGHNVTALRLPDGRYAVVVSETRQGDVFVSASLDGPWTHLGQIVTHGDVRKRASNYSVMLRPDGRFQIVPRSGQILISETGVLGPYEAQGPSIYPKVAGLEQRDLEDPCVWYSGGRFHIVVNSWSQRRAFHLTSKDGITGWTLRGVAYDPRVDFVRYTDGTVNRWDKLERPAVVIEGGHVVAVTLAVLDVPKDQEMGNDRHGNKIIVIPFDGAALDRDLANAPELPAEPAAMATPAKASEAKS